TTCTAATGTGTCGTCAACCTGATGAAACACTTCTTTGGCAATATTAACTCCCGATACAATACCGCTTTCTTTAATTTTTAGTTGACATTTACCTTTGGTTCCGGCGGGTACGGTCGATAATGATGTGTAGTCGCCATTGCCTACATCTTCTTTAAGAGCTTGATTTATAATTTCCGATACTGTCATTGTTCAGTGATATTATGAAATGACAAAAGTACTATTTATTCCTTCTCGAAATGTAATTGCAGTATTAATTCCTTACCTTGCTCGTTTTTGGTTAGGCAATACACATCAAATTTATTATCCTTGCTTCTGTACTCTCCTATAAAAAACTTTGAATTACCTTTTGAAGTGCCTTTTTGTAAAATATTGAAATAATCGCTAGGATATTCTCTAAAAAAAGATTTTAAAACCATTTCAGCTTGTGCCTTACTAAACACACCGTCAGATGTCGGTGTTATTATCTCAACATTATTGCTAAAGCAACCCGACAAAGCCGTAGAATTTGATTGAAAAATGCACTCCGAAATC
The genomic region above belongs to Lentimicrobiaceae bacterium and contains:
- a CDS encoding DUF4783 domain-containing protein; translated protein: MRIFLLTLSIFFTSILFSQNVSVKENCNLDMISECIFQSNSTALSGCFSNNVEIITPTSDGVFSKAQAEMVLKSFFREYPSDYFNILQKGTSKGNSKFFIGEYRSKDNKFDVYCLTKNEQGKELILQLHFEKE